Proteins encoded by one window of Arabidopsis thaliana chromosome 2, partial sequence:
- a CDS encoding Homeodomain-like superfamily protein (Homeodomain-like superfamily protein; CONTAINS InterPro DOMAIN/s: Homeodomain-like (InterPro:IPR009057), Myb, DNA-binding (InterPro:IPR014778), HTH transcriptional regulator, Myb-type, DNA-binding (InterPro:IPR017930), Myb-like DNA-binding domain, SHAQKYF class (InterPro:IPR006447), Homeodomain-related (InterPro:IPR012287); BEST Arabidopsis thaliana protein match is: myb-like HTH transcriptional regulator family protein (TAIR:AT2G38300.1); Has 1902 Blast hits to 1885 proteins in 114 species: Archae - 0; Bacteria - 0; Metazoa - 125; Fungi - 17; Plants - 1623; Viruses - 0; Other Eukaryotes - 137 (source: NCBI BLink).) — MRSSSQNSENSKTCLSNNIKATTKNEEDKDEEDDEEGEEDEEERSGDQSPSSNSYEEESGSHHHDQNKKNGGSVRPYNRSKTPRLRWTPELHICFLQAVERLGGPDRATPKLVLQLMNVKGLSIAHVKSHLQMYRSKKTDEPNEGDQGFSFEHGAGYTYNLSQLPMLQSFDQRPSSSLGYGGGSWTDHRRQIYRSPWRGLTTRENTRTRQTMFSSQPGERYHGVSNSILNDKNKTISFRINSHEGVHDNNGVAGAVPRIHRSFLEGMKTFNKSWGQSLSSNLKSSTATIPQDHIATTLNSYQWENAGVAEGSENVLKRKRLLFSDDCNKSDQDLDLSLSLKVPRTHDNLGECLLEDEVKEHDDHQDIKSLSLSLSSSGSSKLDRTIRKEDQTDHKKRKISVLASPLDLTL, encoded by the exons ATGAGATCAAGCAGCCAAAATTCTGAAAACTCCAAGACTTGTCTATCTAACAACATCAAAGCAACCAccaagaatgaagaagataaagatgaagaggatgatgaagaaggcgaagaggatgaagaagagagatctgGAGATCAGAGCCCATCTAGCAATAGCTATGAGGAAGAGAGTGGGAGTCACCACCATGATcagaacaagaagaatggAGGATCCGTGAGGCCGTACAACCGCTCAAAGACTCCGAGGCTGCGATGGACGCCGGAGCTCCATATTTGCTTTCTTCAAGCTGTGGAGAGATTGGGTGGCCCAGATA GAGCAACACCGAAGCTTGTTCTCCAATTGATGAACGTCAAGGGGCTAAGTATTGCCCATGTTAAGAGTCATCTTCAG atGTACAGAAGCAAGAAGACCGATGAGCCTAATGAAG GAGATCAAGGATTTTCGTTTGAACACGGAGCTGGTTACACTTACAACCTTAGCCAACTTCCAATGCTACAAAGTTTTGATCAAAGGCCTTCTTCTAGTTTAGG ATATGGTGGTGGTTCGTGGACTGACCACAGACGACAGATCTACCGTAGCCCTTGGAGAGGATTAACGACACGAGAAAATACAAGAACAAGACAAACAATGTTTAGCTCACAGCCTGGTGAGAGATATCACGGAGTTAGCAATAGTATTCTTAACGATAAGAACAAAACTATTTCATTTCGAATCAATTCTCATGAAGGGGTTCATGATAACAATGGAGTAGCTGGAGCTGTTCCAAGAATTCATAGAAGTTTTCTTGAAGGTATGAAAACGTTTAACAAATCATGGGGACAGAGCCTCTCTTCCAATCTTAAGTCCTCCACCGCAACAATACCACAAGATCATATTGCTACAACGCTAAATTCTTATCAATGGGAGAATGCTGGAGTGGCAGAAGGATCAGAGAATGttttgaagaggaagaggttATTATTTTCTGATGACTGCAATAAGTCAGACCAAGATTTGGATCTAAGCTTGTCCCTTAAGGTACCTCGGACACACGACAATCTTGGAGAATGCTTGTTAGAAGATGAAGTAAAAGAACATGATGATCATCAAGATATCAAGAGTTTGTCTCTTTCGTTATCATCTTCAGGTTCATCAAAACTCGACCGAACCATTAGGAAAGAAGATCAAACTGAtcacaaaaagagaaagatttcGGTCTTGGCAAGTCCCCTTGATCTCACTCTGTGA
- a CDS encoding Homeodomain-like superfamily protein: protein MNVKGLSIAHVKSHLQMYRSKKTDEPNEGDQGFSFEHGAGYTYNLSQLPMLQSFDQRPSSSLGYGGGSWTDHRRQIYRSPWRGLTTRENTRTRQTMFSSQPGERYHGVSNSILNDKNKTISFRINSHEGVHDNNGVAGAVPRIHRSFLEGMKTFNKSWGQSLSSNLKSSTATIPQDHIATTLNSYQWENAGVAEGSENVLKRKRLLFSDDCNKSDQDLDLSLSLKVPRTHDNLGECLLEDEVKEHDDHQDIKSLSLSLSSSGSSKLDRTIRKEDQTDHKKRKISVLASPLDLTL from the exons ATGAACGTCAAGGGGCTAAGTATTGCCCATGTTAAGAGTCATCTTCAG atGTACAGAAGCAAGAAGACCGATGAGCCTAATGAAG GAGATCAAGGATTTTCGTTTGAACACGGAGCTGGTTACACTTACAACCTTAGCCAACTTCCAATGCTACAAAGTTTTGATCAAAGGCCTTCTTCTAGTTTAGG ATATGGTGGTGGTTCGTGGACTGACCACAGACGACAGATCTACCGTAGCCCTTGGAGAGGATTAACGACACGAGAAAATACAAGAACAAGACAAACAATGTTTAGCTCACAGCCTGGTGAGAGATATCACGGAGTTAGCAATAGTATTCTTAACGATAAGAACAAAACTATTTCATTTCGAATCAATTCTCATGAAGGGGTTCATGATAACAATGGAGTAGCTGGAGCTGTTCCAAGAATTCATAGAAGTTTTCTTGAAGGTATGAAAACGTTTAACAAATCATGGGGACAGAGCCTCTCTTCCAATCTTAAGTCCTCCACCGCAACAATACCACAAGATCATATTGCTACAACGCTAAATTCTTATCAATGGGAGAATGCTGGAGTGGCAGAAGGATCAGAGAATGttttgaagaggaagaggttATTATTTTCTGATGACTGCAATAAGTCAGACCAAGATTTGGATCTAAGCTTGTCCCTTAAGGTACCTCGGACACACGACAATCTTGGAGAATGCTTGTTAGAAGATGAAGTAAAAGAACATGATGATCATCAAGATATCAAGAGTTTGTCTCTTTCGTTATCATCTTCAGGTTCATCAAAACTCGACCGAACCATTAGGAAAGAAGATCAAACTGAtcacaaaaagagaaagatttcGGTCTTGGCAAGTCCCCTTGATCTCACTCTGTGA
- a CDS encoding Protein kinase family protein (Protein kinase family protein; FUNCTIONS IN: protein kinase activity, kinase activity, ATP binding; INVOLVED IN: protein amino acid phosphorylation; LOCATED IN: plasma membrane; EXPRESSED IN: 22 plant structures; EXPRESSED DURING: 13 growth stages; CONTAINS InterPro DOMAIN/s: Protein kinase, catalytic domain (InterPro:IPR000719), Serine-threonine/tyrosine-protein kinase (InterPro:IPR001245), Protein kinase-like domain (InterPro:IPR011009); BEST Arabidopsis thaliana protein match is: Protein kinase family protein (TAIR:AT3G56050.2); Has 35333 Blast hits to 34131 proteins in 2444 species: Archae - 798; Bacteria - 22429; Metazoa - 974; Fungi - 991; Plants - 531; Viruses - 0; Other Eukaryotes - 9610 (source: NCBI BLink).): MLFKMRSFVAFVLLLSWFGSCCSLKDQAVDFLKSEDSLKKDLSSDEDSTYLKTLVRNPYKDLPSRKDRKNRVVAATTTPSSSPEPAPKHVSTKASTVSEPQKRSSTQDVSPSPSAPLANSPIPRNSHSSVPLVVGCVGGAFFLLLVATGLYFFTSKAGKTVNPWRTGLSGQLQKVFVTGIPVLKRSEIEAACEDFSNVIGSCPIGKLFKGTLSSGVEIAVASFATTTAKDWKDSTEIHFRKKIEMLSKINHKNFANLLGYCEEKEPFTRILIFEYAPNGSLFEHLHYKESEHLDWGMRLRIAMGLAYCLDHMHQLNPPIAHTNLVSSSLQLTEDYAVKVSDFSFGSSETETNINNNTVIDTHISALNPEDNIYSFGLLLFEMITGKLIESVNKPDSVDSSLVDFLRGETLAKMVDPTLESYDAKIENIGEVIKSCLRTDPKERPTMQEVTGWLREITGLSPNDATPKLSPLWWAELEVLSTA, from the exons ATGTTGTTCAAAATGCGTTCTTTTGTGGCTTTTGTGCTCCTTCTGAGCTGGTTCGGTTCGTGTTGTTCTCTCAAGGACCAAG CTGTAGATTTTCTCAAAAGTGAAGATAGTTTAAAGAAAGATCTATCGTCAGATGAAGATTCCACGTATTT GAAAACACTTGTCCGTAACCCTTACAAAGACTTGCCTTCAAGAAAAGACCGCAAAAACCGTGTTGTGGCTGCAACTACAACACCATCATCATCCCCAGAACCTGCTCCAAAACATGTTTCAACTAAAGCTTCAACAGTTTCAGAGCCACAAAAGAGATCATCTACACAAGATGTTTCACCTTCTCCATCTGCGCCACTTGCAAACTCTCCCATTCCAAGAAACTCTCATTCTTCTGTTCCTTTAGTTGTTGGCTGCGTAGGCGgtgctttttttcttctccttgtagCTACCGGTCTCTACTTTTTCACAAGTAAGGCCGGGAAAACTGTGAATCCTTGGCGTACTGGTCTTAGTGGACAACTTCAGAAAGTATTCGTTACTG GTATTCCTGTACTCAAAAGATCTGAGATTGAAGCTGCATGTGAAGATTTTAGTAATGTCATTGGATCTTGTCCCATTGGGAAGTTGTTCAAAGGAACATTATCAAGTGGAGTGGAGATTGCTGTTGCTTCTTTTGCTACTACTACTGCCAAAGACTGGAAGGACAGTACAGAAATTCACTTCAGGAAGAAG ATCGAAATGTTATCGAAGATCAACCACAAGAATTTTGCAAACCTTCTTGGTTATTGTGAAGAAAAGGAACCTTTCACCAGGATCTTGATCTTTGAGTATGCTCCAAATGGATCACTCTTTGAGCATTTACATT atAAAGAATCAGAACACTTGGATTGGGGAATGCGGTTAAGAATTGCAATGGGATTAGCATATTGCCTTGACCATATGCACCAACTCAATCCACCTATAGCTCACACCAATCTCGTCTCATCATCTCTTCAGCTCACAGAGGATTATGCTGTCAAAGTATCAGATTTCAGTTTCGGTTCATCTGAGACAGAGActaacatcaacaacaacacagtCATAGACACACACATCTCAGCCTTGAATCCAGAAGACAACATTTACAGCTTTGGTTTACTGTTATTCGAAATGATAACCGGGAAACTCATAGAATCCGTTAACAAACCTGACTCAGTAGATAGCTCGCTGGTTGATTTCTTAAGAGGAGAGACTCTAGCCAAAATGGTAGATCCAACACTGGAATCTTATGATGCCAAGATTGAGAATATAGGTGAAGTGATCAAATCATGCCTTAGGACTGACCCGAAAGAGAGACCTACAATGCAAGAAGTCACAGGATGGTTACGGGAGATCACGGGATTGTCACCGAACGATGCTACACCGAAATTGTCACCTCTTTGGTGGGCAGAGTTGGAGGTTTTGTCCACGGCGTAA
- a CDS encoding Protein kinase family protein (Protein kinase family protein; FUNCTIONS IN: protein kinase activity, kinase activity, ATP binding; INVOLVED IN: protein amino acid phosphorylation; LOCATED IN: plasma membrane; EXPRESSED IN: 22 plant structures; EXPRESSED DURING: 13 growth stages; CONTAINS InterPro DOMAIN/s: Protein kinase, catalytic domain (InterPro:IPR000719), Serine-threonine/tyrosine-protein kinase (InterPro:IPR001245), Protein kinase-like domain (InterPro:IPR011009); BEST Arabidopsis thaliana protein match is: Protein kinase family protein (TAIR:AT3G56050.2); Has 40621 Blast hits to 40281 proteins in 1597 species: Archae - 8; Bacteria - 2197; Metazoa - 11172; Fungi - 1041; Plants - 22757; Viruses - 129; Other Eukaryotes - 3317 (source: NCBI BLink).) — protein sequence MLFKMRSFVAFVLLLSWFGSCCSLKDQAVDFLKSEDSLKKDLSSDEDSTYLKAFGFHRKTLVRNPYKDLPSRKDRKNRVVAATTTPSSSPEPAPKHVSTKASTVSEPQKRSSTQDVSPSPSAPLANSPIPRNSHSSVPLVVGCVGGAFFLLLVATGLYFFTSKAGKTVNPWRTGLSGQLQKVFVTGIPVLKRSEIEAACEDFSNVIGSCPIGKLFKGTLSSGVEIAVASFATTTAKDWKDSTEIHFRKKIEMLSKINHKNFANLLGYCEEKEPFTRILIFEYAPNGSLFEHLHYKESEHLDWGMRLRIAMGLAYCLDHMHQLNPPIAHTNLVSSSLQLTEDYAVKVSDFSFGSSETETNINNNTVIDTHISALNPEDNIYSFGLLLFEMITGKLIESVNKPDSVDSSLVDFLRGETLAKMVDPTLESYDAKIENIGEVIKSCLRTDPKERPTMQEVTGWLREITGLSPNDATPKLSPLWWAELEVLSTA from the exons ATGTTGTTCAAAATGCGTTCTTTTGTGGCTTTTGTGCTCCTTCTGAGCTGGTTCGGTTCGTGTTGTTCTCTCAAGGACCAAG CTGTAGATTTTCTCAAAAGTGAAGATAGTTTAAAGAAAGATCTATCGTCAGATGAAGATTCCACGTATTT GAAAGCTTTTGGATTTCACAGGAAAACACTTGTCCGTAACCCTTACAAAGACTTGCCTTCAAGAAAAGACCGCAAAAACCGTGTTGTGGCTGCAACTACAACACCATCATCATCCCCAGAACCTGCTCCAAAACATGTTTCAACTAAAGCTTCAACAGTTTCAGAGCCACAAAAGAGATCATCTACACAAGATGTTTCACCTTCTCCATCTGCGCCACTTGCAAACTCTCCCATTCCAAGAAACTCTCATTCTTCTGTTCCTTTAGTTGTTGGCTGCGTAGGCGgtgctttttttcttctccttgtagCTACCGGTCTCTACTTTTTCACAAGTAAGGCCGGGAAAACTGTGAATCCTTGGCGTACTGGTCTTAGTGGACAACTTCAGAAAGTATTCGTTACTG GTATTCCTGTACTCAAAAGATCTGAGATTGAAGCTGCATGTGAAGATTTTAGTAATGTCATTGGATCTTGTCCCATTGGGAAGTTGTTCAAAGGAACATTATCAAGTGGAGTGGAGATTGCTGTTGCTTCTTTTGCTACTACTACTGCCAAAGACTGGAAGGACAGTACAGAAATTCACTTCAGGAAGAAG ATCGAAATGTTATCGAAGATCAACCACAAGAATTTTGCAAACCTTCTTGGTTATTGTGAAGAAAAGGAACCTTTCACCAGGATCTTGATCTTTGAGTATGCTCCAAATGGATCACTCTTTGAGCATTTACATT atAAAGAATCAGAACACTTGGATTGGGGAATGCGGTTAAGAATTGCAATGGGATTAGCATATTGCCTTGACCATATGCACCAACTCAATCCACCTATAGCTCACACCAATCTCGTCTCATCATCTCTTCAGCTCACAGAGGATTATGCTGTCAAAGTATCAGATTTCAGTTTCGGTTCATCTGAGACAGAGActaacatcaacaacaacacagtCATAGACACACACATCTCAGCCTTGAATCCAGAAGACAACATTTACAGCTTTGGTTTACTGTTATTCGAAATGATAACCGGGAAACTCATAGAATCCGTTAACAAACCTGACTCAGTAGATAGCTCGCTGGTTGATTTCTTAAGAGGAGAGACTCTAGCCAAAATGGTAGATCCAACACTGGAATCTTATGATGCCAAGATTGAGAATATAGGTGAAGTGATCAAATCATGCCTTAGGACTGACCCGAAAGAGAGACCTACAATGCAAGAAGTCACAGGATGGTTACGGGAGATCACGGGATTGTCACCGAACGATGCTACACCGAAATTGTCACCTCTTTGGTGGGCAGAGTTGGAGGTTTTGTCCACGGCGTAA